A window from Mauremys reevesii isolate NIE-2019 linkage group 9, ASM1616193v1, whole genome shotgun sequence encodes these proteins:
- the MUC4 gene encoding mucin-4, which yields MAANPAVTTLPGESPISSGHASEASASFLAEVATASLASAVNGDNVNSVPETASSPLEPVASGGEAAEIPTEEAETSASVTNSSHASLENRTVATTPAGEAVATLALFYSSPTDPHPTRFSHSELEVTGSAPAPARETSAGSEGTSASIFVVPGDPASVPAISDSPGGPSTVGSAPPSSTGERVTVPPVATEGRGDAAGSASAANEETTTSNPDAQHAEASPAGGAELPPGERDAWANAETSPYSSLGDERVTGIHTLSGETTPAAFASPGETAAGPSASETARPGPSLPSAPVPSPSSPERPTVTGPAGLAKEAAVSAGDSGVPAAFPALEAVTGQSLTTLRLATSRTPAATGSHSPSLQSEKGKTPPAPGANPGSAGVSHVPAATTPAPSRGRFPLVGTTALRSDTRAGFVQERPASVSAGTREATTSGTRQSATVAAVPLYPYGAKESDKQYVERRVDFNSRVFKPEIGFPFGKTLRDSLYFTDNGQIIFPASDSDMFPSPNPPPGGFTGREKVPVVAVFWANADFSKGVGSTFYQEFVTLDSAKHPFVREVETKIRRYLKTSYSAKWTLKITWEKAPAYPAWQPVTRTNTYQAVLTTDGIKSYVLILYQDGGMQWDYTKLGLTSVLMGYSSGDGFYRNDDQTRRPPAAKYRPDQFRGYNTDLRGLWIYSLASHVRVNYRLRCLAWLSTQQDPTGWNKDLPSCPCSLRHGALDRHYRRSRGGLADARVTMLYPASPNQYGAGVRCLYNSQNELVDGRQERSWKDSRQASPDRDAELKLHDWCCRQAGSPQLCAKYSQKRPKISCAGHRLPNQTTSSEEAASDSEEGRD from the exons ATGGCCGCAAACCCTGCCGTGACCACGTTGCCTGGAGAAAGCCCCATTTCCAGCGGCCACGCCAGTGAAGCCAGCGCCTCTTTTCTGGCAGAAGTAGCAACAGCTAGTTTGGCGTCAGCAGTGAATGGGGACAATGTAAATTCTGTCCCTGAAACAGCGTCTTCCCCACTAGAGCCAGTAGCCAGTGGCGGTGAAGCAGCCGAGATCCCTACAGAAGAAGCAGAAACTTCAGCGAGCGTGACCAACTCTTCGCACGCCTCTCTGGAAAACAGGACAGTTGCCACAACTCCGGCAGGAGAAGCGGTCGCCACGTTGGCCTTGTTCTACTCCAGCCCAACAGACCCTCACCCGACCCGCTTCTCACATTCCGAGCTGGAGGTAACGGGATCCGCTCCTG cccctgcgAGGGAGACGTCTGCAGGCAGCGAGGGAACGTCTGCGTCCATCTTTGTAGTGCCTGGGGACCCAGCCTCTGTCCCCGCCATCTCAGACTCACCGGGAGGCCCCAGCACCGTGGGTTCTGCTCCTCCATCTTCAACTGGCGAGAGAGTTACCGTCCCCCCTGTAGCTACGGAAGGAAGAGGGGACGCAGCTGGTTCCGCGTCCGCAGCCAACGAGGAAACCACCACCTCTAATCCCGATGCCCAGCACGCAGAGGCGAGTCCAGCAGGTGGGGCAGAGCTGCCCCCAGGAGAAAGAGACGCTTGGGCCAATGCTGAGACCTCCCCATATTCATCCTTAGGGGATGAGAGAGTCACAGGAATACACACGCTGTCTGGGGAAACAACCCCAGCTGCCTTTGCTTCTCCCGGCGAAACCGCTGCTGGGCCCTCAGCTTCAGAGACTGCACGGCCAGGACCTTCATTGCCTAGTGCCCCggtgccttccccctcctctcctgagaGGCCGACAGTAACTGGGCCCGCTGGGCTTGCGAAAGAAGCAGCCGTCTCTGCCGGTGACTCAGGAGTGCCCGCAGCATTCCCAGCACTGGAGGCAGTGACCGGGCAATCGCTAACGACGCTACGCCTGGCCACCTCTCGCACTCCCGCTGCCACGGgatcccactccccttccctccagtCGGAGAAGGGGAAAACACCCCCAGCACCGGGGGCAAACCCGGGTTCGGCTGGCGTGTCCCACGTGCCAGCTGCCACCACTCCAGCACCCTCCAGAGGACGGTTCCCCCTCGTGGGAACAACAG CCCTTCGGTCCGATACCAGAGCAGGGTTTGTCCAGGAGAGACCAGCGTCTGTTTCAGCTGGGACCAGAGAGGCCACTACAAGTGGTACAAGACAGTCAGCAACAG TTGCAGCCGTGCCACTGTATCCATATGGAGCAAAGGAAAGCGACAAGCAATACGTGGAGAGAAGAGTGGATTTTAACTCCCGTGTCTTCAAACCCGAGATTGGGTTCCCGTTTGGGAAAACGCTGCGCGATTCTCTATAC TTTACAGACAACGGACAAATCATTTTTCCAGCCTCGGACAGTGACATGTTCCCATCTCCAAACCCACCTCCCGGAGGATTTACCGGCCGTGAGAAAGTTCCAGTGGTTGCTGTGTTTTGGGCTAACGCGGATTTCTCCAAGGGCGTTGGCAGCACGTTTTACCAG GAGTTCGTTACTCTGGATTCTGCCAAACACCCCTTTGTCCGAGAAGTGGAGACCAAGATTCGGCGATACCTGAAGACTTCGTACTCTGCAAAATGGACCCTTAAGATCACGTGGGAGAAGGCCCCGGCCTATCCAGCATGGCAGCCCGTCACTCGG ACAAACACGTACCAGGCTGTCCTCACCACGGATGGAATCAAGTCCTATGTCCTCATCCTTTACCAAGATGGCGGCATGCAGTGGGATTACACCAAGCTGGGTTTGACCAGCGTGCTGATGGGCTACTCCAG CGGGGATGGATTTTACCGAAATGACGATCAGACCCGAAGGCCCCCAGCCGCCAAATATCGCCCCGACCAGTTCAGAGGCTACAACACAG ATCTGCGCGGGCTGTGGATATACAGTCTAGCCAGTCACGTGCGTGTGAACTACAGACTGAGGTGTCTGGCCTGGCTTAGCACGCAGCAAGATCCCACCGGCTGGAACAAGGATCTGCCGTCCTGCCCTTGCTCTCTGCGACACGGAGCGTTGGATCGGCACTACCGACGGAGCAGAGGAG GTTTGGCGGACGCCCGTGTGACGATGCTGTATCCAGCCTCCCCAAACCAATACGGCGCCGGGGTCCGGTGTCTCTACAACAGCCAGAACGAGCTCGTCGACGGGCGGCAGGAGAGATCCTGGAAGGACTCGCGCCAAGCGTCCCCTGACCGCG ATGCAGAGTTAAAGTTACACGACTGGTGCTGCCGGCAGGCGGggagcccccagctctgtgctaAGTACAGTCAGAAGAGACCAAAGATCAGCTGTGCTGGACACAGGCTGCCAAACCAAA CAACGTCCTCAGAAGAGGCAGCGAGCGACTCCGAGGAGGGAAGAG ATTGA